Below is a window of Conger conger chromosome 16, fConCon1.1, whole genome shotgun sequence DNA.
TACAACTCCAGCGAACGATCCCTTTAACAATGTGTTTACATGTCTGCAAATGAAGCTCATCCCTGATACTGCCATTACATCAAATGAAGGGTTGATTCAATCAAACTGCAGTATAGGAGGGGCGTGCAGGGTTATTTAGGTATCTGCTCTTTCCTTTGTCCTGCCACTTTTCACAAAATGGAGTAATGCTACTGTGgtatgcattcatatttatatgaaCATTTCCAATTCTCTTAATAGTGCACAAACttgcatttaaacacaattcaaatgcaagtaaaaaataataaatgtataatatataaacCCGTTTTTTTACATACGCATTCTTTTGTAGAGCGAGCAGACAGGTGTGTATTGCAGTATTCATTTCTTTCTGATTTGAAAGGATTGCTTGTGATGAGCGGTTTCCCTTCCCCCTCTGCAGTGAGAAGAAGATTAGGTTTGACCACTACCTGGTGCCCAACGCCCTGCTGGAGCTCAGCCTGCTATACATAGACCAGGGCCGCAGGGAGCAGGCTGTCAAACTGCTGCAGAAAGCCAAGTGAGTCCTGCCTACAGCGCCCTCGTCTGGCCGCATCCACAACATGCACTTTCGCAGTCAGAGAGGACTGGGGGAACggagaatacatttttattagtaCTGGGATGTACCCTGGGTCGGCTCTGACTGCAGAAGCGCATGTTGTGGATGCggccaaagggattttttttttttttttttggtattggGCCCTAGTGGGTCCAGTATAGGTCATTCAGACACGTTTTttaatgtaaagtcaatggtacaattgcagtcaaaatgggaagtaaataaaataataattaaaatgtatatatattttttgccatCCATGTGCCGATGTTCTTGTGTTATTAGGGTAATGCAGCAATACTTTGTATGAATCAGGGTCAGATTACACGCTTAGTGGTGGAGCCGAATCAGCTTCCCTTTTCACGAGCCCATGCATAGGGGGGGAGAGCGAGCATCTCCTAAGCCTGCTGAGTGTCTTATTGTGCTCAGTCAGTCTGCAAAAGCACAgccagctccacacagccacacaagtCTGGACTGTTGCTGCATATGTTGTCGtctgcatgggggggggggtgattccatttaaattaatttcaatgtcCAATAAACCCCAAGCCTGTCATGTACCatcatggggcgacatggctccggcagtaagagctgtcgtctggcagtcggagggttgccggttcaacgccccgcccgggctgtgtcgaagtgtccctgagcaagactcctaacccccaaatgctcctgacgagctggtcggagccttgcttggcagccaatcgccgtcggtgtgtgagtgtttgtatgaatgggtgaatgagaagcatcaattgtacagcgctttggataaaggtgctatataaatgcgaaccatttaccattttaccatttacataccCCATTCCCAATGATTTATGGACCATAGATCAACTGCCtcaattccccccccccactccaggAACAGCTACAAGGAGTACTCCATGGAGTCGCGCACCCAGTTCAGAATCCATGCCGCTCTCTCCAAGCTACAGGCTGACACCACCGACACAGATGAGGGCACATACCTGTGATGAACGTCCGCCCTGAGACCCAACCCACATCACAGCCCCCGGGCGACTCTCAGCACTGCCCAGCACACTTCCAGTGACTGACACAACTGTGCCCAATGAGAGACTGCCACAGAAACAGAACAGCTTGCGTTTCAAAGCCACAGCCACTGTACGGACAGCCATTCCGGTGCACCAACACTTTGTTGCTCATAGTTaatcagatttttattttttttgttggtccAATTGTAATTCATGGAAAGCACATGTAACCGTTATGTTTGAGGTTACGGTCagttaatttctttaaaattgCAGACTTTTGTTCCAAGTTCTTAAtcatacacattacacagaACCATATGCAGGGACTAACTAATCGGTCTTGGGATAAACAGCAGTGAAAATATGGCAGTGTGCTTGCACTGTACTGAATACCATTAGTGGCCTGAAAATACTACTTTGCTATTATTTGAAGGATGTTCCATTAATTCACCTAAGGTGCTAGTAAATAATCATGTTTCTATGATGGCATACTGAAGGTATGATGGAATAATGTGGAAGTAGCCCAGTTCTTGtcattttatattaatatttattcatgatCTTTTATCTACATAACACAGTGAGCgagaaaaaaatcttaattCCTTGTTTGTATAATAAATTCATCTGTGTGTTATGTACACAGAATTAACTTGTATCTGTCTCTGTTGTTCATTTATAGATGCAACGGCTATACACTTCAGCACttattactgtacagtatatctgtgCATGCATTTGCTATTACAGACTGTTGAGGGGCAGATTTATGTTTATCTAATCAGATGGTAAGCCCTGTATCCATGATATTGAGAGCAGTGTTTGGCCCCATcataaaataagcaagcagagCAAGAACATCgtatcttgatctgacatttgcatGAACACCAACTACGCCTGCAGACTGCAAGGGTAGGCGACCTGAAGATCTTCATATACAGGACTGGACCAATATGGATTTTAGAGTTGTTGGAAAACTAACACCAAGGtaattggaacaaaaaccacaTGCAGACCagacctccaggaccagagttgagcACTGCTTCAACCGCTCGATTACTTAAATCACTTGTGGTGAAACGAACTGAAAACCACCAGTGCTGCCCTCCAGAACTGATGTTTCACACACTTGGAAGTAAGGATTTGGGTTTCCTCAAGAGATCAATTCAAGTTCAAATTAATTGTAGCTTTGAGGTTGAGAAACTGAACAATATGACATTACGCTAGTGATTATTAAACCCAGTACTAAGGACAGCCCTGATGCAAGGGTGTTTCAACAGGGAGTTGTTGAAATGGAAGGAGAAAGTGAAGTATACTTTAATTACATGTATATAAAGAAACATGACAatgatggggttttttttttttttttttacaaaacccTTCCCAAGTCATCTCAATCGTATCTATATTAACACTAGGTTGTAGGAGCAGCCGTAACGGTTGCCGCAGCCCGTTGCTCTTCTTTCTTCCTGCGTTTTAGtactttccttttctttgcgtCCTCCTTTTCGATTTCACTCAGCATCTCCTTGAATTTGGTACTACGCGGGTCCAACGCGTAGCCGTAACGCGCTCTGGCCTCAGCGAGCAGCAAGTCCCGTCGGGctttctcttctttcttcttcGCTTTCACTTCGCTTTTTTCCCGCCGCCAAGCCGCCACCATCTTGGGCATGTTTGCCATATTAGTGGCAATCCGTTTCTCTCTGAAATACAGTGGAAGCAGCCAGCTGCATGTAAGCGAATTGAGCAGGGATATGCAGGATATCCATACCATGTACATAGCCAGTTAAAACTCAGACTGACATAGTAAGTTCATTTAAACCAACATCATAGCACAGGAAAGCGAAGGGCATCACAACTATAACCCCGTGGACCGTTGTTAATACAGGTCACAAATCATGCGACCTTTACTCATCCGCTATGCTGGAGGACAACCAGTCAGATGCAACTTCATGTGTTTTTCCGCCCAAACCAAAAGTATTGTTTCTTTAAATCTCATGTCAGCTACAACGCATATAAATACAGCGATAATACAGAATCATTATGCTTAATTTCTGTGCAGTTCAGGGCTGCTCAAATCAAGCTGATCTGGAGAgaagtcatttttttgtttgccaaaAATTACCCGGCATCCGagagaagaaacacaaagaCTGAGCAAGGTGGATTTACAATATTAGTAGGCTCGGATCACTGTCACTGGTAAGTTTTTCCATCATATGATCTCATATTCAAACTAGCATGAGCCAGTGAGCTGAGAAATCCCAAGGTCCAGTTTTAGAAAATGTAAAGTCCAAACTTGAGGCTTAGTGACTACCGACGAGACACTTCACAACAAAATCACATAATAAATGTTGTGGCACCATACTTATACATCCTAATTGGTGTAAAGTAGTAAAGTAATAATTCCTTcccttttcataaaaacttggtacgagtcaaacgatccatttcagcatacagtgacattcTGGTTGAGAACCTATTGCTGACGCAGTCACGGTCGAACACAGGGACGCTGTGCActtatttgtcgttttctctataaatattggtctATGTCACATCAATGTTTTAGTATCTGAgctagtcaataagcaaccataatcataaagcTCCACAGGAGGTAAATctaccattgaacggacgtcaacttctggtggaagtggctgcttccccgtgttctgttcgaAACACGGCGAGTTTAACGTTACGttggttaaaataaaaaagttgaaTGGCTAACGTTGACTTGCAACCAAACAAGGAATTCTCAACAGATTCATGAGCTACAACAACAAATATGATGCCCGCTGCCAAGTAACACTGCGTTACTCTGTTACCTGATCAGACgtttcttctcctcctcattTTTCTTTGCGGTTACGTTCGCCAATATTTCCTCCAGTGACGGATGCCATTCTTTCTCCTCAGCAATCAACGCTCCCAACTCACCCGACCTAGGCCATAATTTTGCTGTATCAATTCCGGAGGCCGAACCGTACCGTCCGAACAGCTTGCGGTCATATCGAGTTGTCTTTTGCCATTCTGGAGTCTTCTCGCTCCCCTTGTCTGGGATGTAAAGATCattaagatttaattttagagGCTTTGGGTTGTAGTTTGCAGTCTGTAATAAGGAGCCACATTGTGATATACCAGGACTTAAGGATTTCGTGACAGAAACCCCTCTGAGAACCCCAGACAATGCCAACCTCCTGCAAAGGACGGAGGCCGCCATTTTTCCTCGGTCGTGTGGGGCCTGTCAGTTAAAGGACCCCTTCTGTTGTCATAGGCGGCCAATGTATCGccagtttgttttttcttcaaagCTCTGTTCCCCTACAGTAGCTATCTGAATgagcctttatttatttatttatttttactgagcactttctctctcacaattGGCCGTTACGTCAAACTAAAACGTGACGACatcatgtttttgtgtgtttgcaagataaaacatgcattaaatccaatgtgctggcaTTGCAAGAACAGGGAGAAATTTGATGGAATACGGATGGTGTACTTGCATGCATTATAAGAGTATTAATAGGCCTATGTAGTATTACAGGAAGAGCACGAATATGTGGAAAACACTTGTCATAAAATGtcccaagtaaaaaaaatgcatgaaaaaacAATACTATCCTATGAGTTACGTTATATGAATAACTATTGAGAGAATTAGAAATTTAAGGATGTTTTATATTGATAAGTCATTAAATAGGAAGTGTCATCATAAAGACACTTCTGTGGTAAAAgtctgttaaaatgttttttattttgcctttttacTTACGGGTACACTGTCGCAAAATCGTGTCATACTGGATATACCTAAAAAGCATTTGAAGGttcttaatttaaaatgatttaccAACAGTGTGGTGCAATGTACTAGAaagcattttcagacattttccagACTGGAAGACACGTTTTATGGAAGAGACTTGAACACATTGACTAGTAATCTACAGCAAgtgcaattttaaaaaaattaaataaatagtagtacatgttttatttcctgagcaCTACATACCTGTTTAGTATCAACTAGTTACTGAGTggtaataaaagcaaaaaaagaaatattttgaaaatgcatcTGTTATCCCGTATGACATTTGTGACTGATGTCATCGTATGATTcctaattaaaatatataaataaaatttgctgaaaataaatatgttagaaatgacaaaatataattctaaagaaggtaaaaaaaaacaactaacaaACTGCTTTTATTCgtattttaaacttttttttttttcctaaactaatcccttatttttcattGAGCCACATGTTGCATCCCACTTTCTATGCTTCTCTCCCTGTTACTCACCAGTCTGGAATGCACACATGTTAATCAGCCACCTTTGCTACAACCGTGGCAACACACTGGGGAGAGCGCGGATAAACACACAATCTCATACAAGCCATGGAATGTCACACATCACTCCAAAGTTCACAAGTCTCACACAGTGAGTTGACGCTATGTAGCTCAGTAGGCAGAATTGCCTAAATGGTAATTATTGTAGGCAGGTGCCTATTCGACCTGTAGGGGGTCACTGATGTGTGATGAGAGCCAACGGAACCAACAAACCATAATATGTAATTATATgaaacaaaaatccaaaacacagaaaccacTCTTGTCAAGAATgtataacatccatccatccattatctgaacccgcttatcctgaacagggtcgcagggggctggagcctatcccagcatacattgggcgaaaggcaggaatacaccctggacaggtcgccagtccatcgcagggcacacacaccattcactcacacaccaatgggcaatttagactctccaatcagcctaacctgtatgtctttggactgtgggagaaaaccggagtacccagaggaaacccacgcagacacggggagaacatgcaaactccacacagagaggccccggctgacggggattcgaacccaggacctccttgctgtgaggcggcagtgctacccactgcaccatccatgccgcccagaTTGTATAACAGCACAATTGTATTCAAAACGATTAAGCACAACATAACAAAATTTGTCTACAGCACGCAAAGTTTAAAAGCATCAATCTCATTAGTGaggttcaaattcaaaatgcatttaaaatgggaATCAGTGTGCACTTAAAATCTGGAATGATACGAACCCAAGTATGGGTacaagatttcttcaaaacattcGGTAATGAGCCCTGATGTTCCATAAAaggctaaaataaataattcaataatccTTCCCTGTTGGGGAAGAAAACACAGTCCTTATGtagcagagaaaaaaaagaaaaaagaaaaaaagtttacaGTTTTTAGTTATCTCACAACACTAAGAGCAGCACCAAAAGTCAGGATAATCACTTTCTAGCCACCTAAGTTTAGTGGTTCATGATAATTAATTAGAAAATTACCTTGCCAACCTGTATGGTAAGTAAACAATTTTTGTTCTTactccctgctgaaagaaaaaaacgctaaagctatgttttgaaacagctggtagctggttaaccagttccaccagctcaagctacattCTGAcatgtagcttgagctggtccaactatgttttgaacagctggtatttcaagctagttttagctggattttacaccaggactAAGAAACAAAGTTAATATGTCTGGactttctgtgtgaaaatcGCTCCACTTTAGGCTTGCTTTTAAGAACTCTGCAAATACAGCTTGTTTCAAAGTTGGTATCTCGATGTTTTGATATTCTGTGTATAAGTGTATATGTCATTGTGATAGAGGGCTTGTGAATAAAGCGACTGACTTGCGGGAGCGCCTATAACACACAACTGCAGACTTCATGGTAGACAGGCGGGCTTAGTTCACCTCTGAACAGGTCAAATATATACGGCTTATTTGGTGATGCAACCAGACGATTGGCCATTGCGACTCTACTTTGCGTTTCCCTTCGTGTGGTTCTGTTTCAGCTGACGAATGAATGAAACTACCATGTTTATTATAAACAACCAGTATGAATTAATTAACTTAACAACTGATGTCTGACTTAAACGAGGCATATCTGATTACTGCATGTGTTTGAAATATCCACATGAATTTATTTGCTGGAAGAGCTTGCAATAGCTTCCAAGCTACCGAACTCGCAAACgcatttttttgtcatgttcatCCAGAGTGGGCTTTATTAGTTCCCACCCGTCTGGAGGATCCTTTCTGCTCCTTCTAATGTTTGGCATCGTTTTGAATACAGTTATAGCACATATCATAAAGGCAGGATCCTCGGGATCGTTTCGTTGTTTGTTTCGTGTCTTGTTATTAGTCGGTTGCTTATGTCGTCATCCAAATATAAATAGGGTCTTTTATGGTGTATATTCGTCTCAAACAAAATACGTAATTAACCAGAATTTGAGGTTCGATTTAACTTTTACATCAGTGGGCCGTGACTGATAATGcagatttaatttgaatgacaaaaaatgtatttgttaattctTTCAACTTTGTTGTGCGTTCTTTACCATCAGTGTTTCACTGGGAAATGGTGTGTTGCTCATAGTCTTGTTGGATTGCATCAGGCTAGTTAACCAAGATATTGCCTgataaatattgaatattgttTGCTTACATGTACTATTAGGTGCAATATTATGACATGTTGTTAAGGTTAGACGTTTATTTTAAAACGCAAGcatatattgttattatttattttatccataGATAAAACATaagttttattattaataaggaTAGCTAGTGGGCAGCTTTAGAACGTTGCGTATGTGGGTTCTCCGGCTGATGAGCTATACTTGGGCAGTGAAAAGTAGTTGGGTATATTTACCcttttttgttatatttttcgCTAATAGTGGTTAAAAGGAAAATTCATTACAATGCCTAAGGGAGGTAAGTGTTTATAATCAGTGAGACGTTATCTTCAGTCAACTTTGGAAATGTTGCACTAATGTTGGTCTAAAGTTAGCTAAGTTCGCTAAATTGCCAAATGTCTGAGTGgctgtttaaataaaataccatCTGTCTACAGCCAGCTAACTAGTTTCAACGTTTCAGCATCTCGGAGTAGGAAAGCAGCATGAAACACGTGAGCACAGAACTGTATTAACGTTACAACATAGACTGGATCATATATAGTGCTTATTTCCAAATTTGGgtagctgttgttgttgtaattGAGTAAACTGGTTTAGGGTTTGAAACCTGAGGTTGAAACTCCAAACCAAACACGCTGCAATTGACGCATAATGTTTTGCAGGAGGTGGTAGCTGGTTGTATTGTACATATAACGTCACGTAACGTAACTAAGTTAGATTAACTATAAATTGGCCACTGAAGCCACCTGAATCCAGCTTCTAACACTGTTCTAACACAAGTTCAGCTATGTCAATCCTAGCTACTTGATAATGTTCGCGACAGTATCATACTGATATAGAAGTTTATATTGTTAATATTACTAGAAGCTTTTTAACGTTTGTACCAAGCAAACCGCTGTTCCAATATACTGTTTCAGGTAGAAAGGGGGGTCACAAGGGACGGATGAGGACATACACAAGCCCGGAAGAGATAGATGCACAAATGAAAGCCGAGAAAGAACGAAAGAAGGTGATATTGAAGTTCATGTTTGAACTGTATGTTTGAACTGAATCGCAGTAGTTCTGCCAAGACGAGTTGGCTATAATTCCTCCACAATGATGAGAAGGActtatatcaaattataggaaaggTTTGGTTGGAAATATTGTGGCTAAAAGTGGTGCAACCACTTATTAAGTTTAATGGGGCTTtcacttttttcatgaaataaatggtaaTTACTCTGGTTCCATTTGTCTGATATTAGAGTTTGTATAAAGATCTttaaccattcagtgtgacaaatgtgcagtaatagaggaaatcagggaCGGGGTAAATACTTTATCATGGCACTGTAATTTAACGTACACTGACACTGTTATGCCATCTCGTGACAACTGTTATgccatgtgtatgacagtgttatctCAGCCTTACGTCAAAAGTTTTACCGAATACTCAAATGTAAccaaatgacaaatgaaacCAAAGCTTCATGAAGCTGCTGTACCCACACATTTTCCTACAGCAGAGATTCAGCATTTATCATGCTTGAATAGCTATACAAGTAATACAAAACAggtggttatttattttatgatctGATTCTTAATGTGTAATTCATCTAATGGCGTCACTGTACTCTGCTATTATTAAATGTACGACCTTATTTATGGACAGGAAGTTATTCCACACTTCCTAGCATTTTATTTCCTCtgctaacattaaaaaaaaatccatctggGAAATATCTACTGTGCAGTGGTATGCACCATGctgagactgactgactgctTTGGTCtaaagcaggaggaagaggaaggggccGCATTGAACGATAGTCAGGTTGAGGAGAAAATTGAGGAGGCCAAATCCGACTCCGAAGACAGCGATGAGGACAGCTCTCAGGTAACTCCAAAattgacaatttattttttaataatggcTGGCCGAAAAGTGAAGGTTGAATGTAAGTCTATTTGTGGATTTTACCCTGTCTTCTACAGAAGAGAAAAGGTGTGGAGGGATTGATAGACATTGAGAACCCAAATCGAGTTgtgcagaaaacaaagaaagtgaCGGAATTAGAATTGGAGGGACCCCAACCGCTTTCCAGGAGAGAAAGGTACTGTAAGTCTCACAGGAGTGCCACGGTTAGCATTTAGACTTGTATAGTCCCACCAAGCGCTAGCGTTGATAGTTGTTGGTGGGAATTGAGAATATTTGTGCTACAACACTGAATATAAAGTGGCCAGGCTGCTAAACTCAACTCTACCTGTTGATTAACCCACCTTCCAGCTCAGTTCTTCCAGTTGGGAAGGCAACTGAAATTTCCACGTCATGATTATTTGTAACTGAAGGTTAGATGCCTGGATGTAGGCTAATGAAAGCTCACCGTCACAGTAGAGCCCtgtaggtcctgggttcaagcaggcttgatttttattttgcactTGTCCTCTGTTCTAGTGCTGTACATGAATTCAGAACTTGCTTTTTTCGACAGAGAAGAAATTGAAAAGCAGAAGGCCAAAGAGAGAtacatgaaaatgcatttaGCTGGGAAAACAGATCAGGCCAAAGCAGACCTTGCACGATTAGCAATAATCAAAAAACAGCGGGAGGATGCAGCCCGGaaaaaggaggaagagaggaaaggTGGGTGCTTTGCTCTTGCAATTCTCAGACTATTATTCCCCCATACATCAACAcccattgtttattttctgaaatgtcaATGAAATTATTTGTGTAAGAGTGACAGATTTTTAAATTGTTGTTCAACTGGTATTTTACTTGAATCTAAGACTGACAGACTGGCTTAGGGTTAGGCTTGTCTGATGCTTGTGTTTAACACGGCCATTATCCATTCTTTACAGCGAAAGAGgccgcagcagcagcagcaaaagGACTCCACACGCTGTCTCTGAAATGATGAATAATTTATTGGGAGACGTGTATTCCCGGACATATGGACTAATGCGAAATGAATTTGTTCACCttactatttttaaaaagagataATTTATGAAGGTTTCACTTGTATTATAATTTATGTTCATTTGGACATGGGAGAAATATTGAGCAGTGTGAATTTAAAAGATTCAAAAGGCAGTCATTCTCTCTTCCAGGACAGTGCCTTGAAGGGGCCTTTGAGATCTGCTAAAGTAGTTTTCCATGAATAATGCCCCATTCTCCTCCTGTAAATACTAATGCACATATATTTCTTAATATATCAGTGTtctatatttacattattttcttttgaggTCATCCTGAGAAAGtgacaacatttttaaattttgcaCGTTACATTTGTCATATCACAAAAGTGCTGGCGTGCAGTACAAAAAGATAATTTGTATTCTTTTGTGTTATGCCATTTGCTCATGATGAAGGAACTCAAAATCCTTTTCTTTACTTCTCCAAATTCACAGCCATGTGATATTCCTGTTGAATAAATTGGGGAATGTGAGTGTATTTTGGTTAGCACGACATGTTGATGGTTTACATCTTTGTCTGGTGTCTTGCACAGAAAAACATGGACTGTCCTTTCAGTTAAGTCCATGTGAGGTACGTGTGCATTCATGATACTGATATGATGTAGTTCTGTTCCAAATATTATGTTCCTGATTGTGTAATATGCCAAACTGTTTCATTCAAAAAAAGGTGTTTGTATTGTACATTACATACATGTGctcattgaaacattttttaaattacttttatcAATATCTAAATAATAGTACTTAAAACACCATATAAGTACTGGAAGTGAACCATGTGCACATGAAAAAGAAAGCTTGTAGTAGTACCCAgtaaagtccccccccccattttaggtgaCCATaactaattggacagttggcttctcagttcTCATTAGTCAGGTGTACTCAATCGCTTCCCTAGTGcaagtataagaaagctttcggtatctagtcttgattctaggcttttgattgcctttggagcctTATTGGTGTGAGGACCAGAGGTGACAATCCCAATGACAGTCACGGAAGCCagtatgaggctgagaaataagaaacaaaGCCGAGATATTGGCCAAACAATGGGCTtactaaaataaactgtttggaacctcattaagaagaaagacagCACTGGTGTCTTGCAAGGGGACAGGTAGACCAAGGAAGACCTCAACAGtagtgaagaaaaaaccccaatcACCTGTGaccgatcagaaacactcttcaggaggcaggtgtggatgtgtcagtgactactgtccgcATACAACTTTACAAACccatctacagaggctacactagaagatgcaaaccactagttggATACAAAACTGAATGGCCAGGTCACAGTTATACATAAGTTATGCAGAAATACGTAAAAGTGCCTGCTGAGTTCCTGAAAAAGGTCTTCTGGACATAatgaccaagattgacttgtatcagagtgatggcaagagcattGTAGAGGCTAAAAGGAATGTCCAAAGAACCAAAGCCTTCTCTGGTAGCACTTCCCATGCAGTATTAAACTTTACAACCTTTTTTGTCCATCACGCCCTGAAAAATTTTTCCCTGCAGGAACTAGATTTA
It encodes the following:
- the gadd45gip1 gene encoding large ribosomal subunit protein mL64: MAASVLCRRLALSGVLRGVSVTKSLSPGISQCGSLLQTANYNPKPLKLNLNDLYIPDKGSEKTPEWQKTTRYDRKLFGRYGSASGIDTAKLWPRSGELGALIAEEKEWHPSLEEILANVTAKKNEEEKKRLIREKRIATNMANMPKMVAAWRREKSEVKAKKKEEKARRDLLLAEARARYGYALDPRSTKFKEMLSEIEKEDAKKRKVLKRRKKEEQRAAATVTAAPTT
- the pdap1b gene encoding pdgfa associated protein 1b isoform X2 — translated: MHLGVGKQHETRRKGGHKGRMRTYTSPEEIDAQMKAEKERKKEEEEGAALNDSQVEEKIEEAKSDSEDSDEDSSQKRKGVEGLIDIENPNRVVQKTKKVTELELEGPQPLSRREREEIEKQKAKERYMKMHLAGKTDQAKADLARLAIIKKQREDAARKKEEERKAKEAAAAAAKGLHTLSLK
- the pdap1b gene encoding pdgfa associated protein 1b isoform X1; this translates as MHLGVGKQHETRRKGGHKGRMRTYTSPEEIDAQMKAEKERKKQEEEEGAALNDSQVEEKIEEAKSDSEDSDEDSSQKRKGVEGLIDIENPNRVVQKTKKVTELELEGPQPLSRREREEIEKQKAKERYMKMHLAGKTDQAKADLARLAIIKKQREDAARKKEEERKAKEAAAAAAKGLHTLSLK
- the pdap1b gene encoding pdgfa associated protein 1b isoform X4, whose product is MPKGGRKGGHKGRMRTYTSPEEIDAQMKAEKERKKEEEEGAALNDSQVEEKIEEAKSDSEDSDEDSSQKRKGVEGLIDIENPNRVVQKTKKVTELELEGPQPLSRREREEIEKQKAKERYMKMHLAGKTDQAKADLARLAIIKKQREDAARKKEEERKAKEAAAAAAKGLHTLSLK
- the pdap1b gene encoding pdgfa associated protein 1b isoform X3 — protein: MPKGGRKGGHKGRMRTYTSPEEIDAQMKAEKERKKQEEEEGAALNDSQVEEKIEEAKSDSEDSDEDSSQKRKGVEGLIDIENPNRVVQKTKKVTELELEGPQPLSRREREEIEKQKAKERYMKMHLAGKTDQAKADLARLAIIKKQREDAARKKEEERKAKEAAAAAAKGLHTLSLK
- the pdap1b gene encoding pdgfa associated protein 1b isoform X5 yields the protein MRTYTSPEEIDAQMKAEKERKKQEEEEGAALNDSQVEEKIEEAKSDSEDSDEDSSQKRKGVEGLIDIENPNRVVQKTKKVTELELEGPQPLSRREREEIEKQKAKERYMKMHLAGKTDQAKADLARLAIIKKQREDAARKKEEERKAKEAAAAAAKGLHTLSLK